From a single Miscanthus floridulus cultivar M001 chromosome 8, ASM1932011v1, whole genome shotgun sequence genomic region:
- the LOC136470041 gene encoding uncharacterized protein, whose translation MAEMLAAHRESARAMELLAQAIGGITRGGHEGNGGNGGGDCGPKGPSSYQDFLKTHPPTFTPTAEPLDAEHWLCVLEQKFLLLIVTEEQKVRFAAQQLLGSASAWWDTFNAMQLVDHYVTWQEFTMAFREYYIPAGVLNRKLMEFLDLRQGSMSVMDYVNKFNHMSYMLGLTLIQMRRRETISITASLAACRRSYI comes from the coding sequence atggcggagatgttggctgctcatcgcgagtcagctcgtgccatggagctGTTAGCACAAGCTATCGGTGGCATCACTCGTGGAGGCCAcgagggcaatggtgggaacgggggtggtgacTGTGGTCCCAAGGGACCCTCTTCTTATCAGGATTTCTTAAAGacgcacccacccacgttcacaccgactgctgagcctctggatgcggagcattggctttgtGTTCTGGAGCAAAAGTTTTTGCTACTCATCGTAACtgaggagcagaaggtgcgctttgcagcgcaacagctgttgggatctgctagtgcatggtgggacacattcaatgccatgcagctagTGGATCACTAtgtgacctggcaggagtttaCTATGGCCTTCAGGGAGTACtacattcctgctggtgttctaAATAGGAAGTTGATGGAGTTCCTGGACCTGAGGCAAGGAAGCATGTccgtgatggactatgtcaacaagttcaaccacaTGTCATATATGTTGGGACTCACGTtgatacagatgagaagaagagagacCATTTCTATCACGGCCTCTCTTGCAGCCTGCAGAAGGAGTTATATATAG